From Enterococcus wangshanyuanii, the proteins below share one genomic window:
- a CDS encoding glycoside hydrolase family 73 protein, whose translation MNSQRYKKKRRQSNLPALFAGLLIVGVAFIFSINVLSDSSKTEENTAQKNEQVSKEEFIDRISPHAQELQSSYGVLPSIIIGQGILESNWGQSTLASKYNNLFGIKAYGDQKKVNLETKEYINEEWIVIQGDFRVYDTWEESMDDHTRLFVNGVTWNPRLYENVLLARNYKEAAQALQDAGYATDPTYAEKVIHVIESYDLNKYDH comes from the coding sequence ATGAATAGTCAAAGGTATAAAAAGAAAAGAAGACAATCAAATTTACCAGCATTATTTGCGGGCCTATTGATTGTTGGAGTTGCATTTATCTTTTCCATCAATGTGTTATCAGATAGTTCTAAAACTGAAGAAAATACGGCACAGAAAAATGAACAAGTGTCAAAAGAAGAGTTTATTGATAGAATCAGTCCGCATGCACAAGAGTTGCAGTCTTCTTATGGTGTCTTACCTAGTATTATCATTGGACAAGGAATCTTAGAGTCGAATTGGGGACAAAGTACGCTTGCCTCTAAATATAATAACTTGTTTGGAATCAAAGCGTATGGTGATCAGAAAAAAGTAAATCTTGAAACGAAGGAATACATCAATGAAGAGTGGATCGTGATTCAGGGAGACTTTAGAGTGTATGATACATGGGAAGAGTCGATGGATGATCACACACGTTTATTTGTTAATGGTGTCACATGGAATCCACGTTTATATGAGAATGTGTTGTTGGCGAGAAATTATAAAGAAGCCGCGCAAGCTTTACAGGATGCAGGCTATGCGACAGATCCAACTTATGCTGAAAAAGTTATTCATGTGATCGAAAGCTATGATCTAAATAAATACGATCATTAG